A part of Xenopus tropicalis strain Nigerian chromosome 4, UCB_Xtro_10.0, whole genome shotgun sequence genomic DNA contains:
- the LOC100491442 gene encoding putative nuclease HARBI1 translates to MALFNNHHHVLLAMLIDYFDDSDHIERPRLRVARKFNARTVLSQLTDEEIRLRYRLGRTAICELYDKIKHYLEPTTKRSLPIPGISKLLGTLHFLASGSFQTTISACTGFSQPSFSKHLKFVLAGICSLAAELLKYDMDPANLAKMKSDFYSIAQMPNVIGAIDCTHVALIPPADKERFYYNRKGFHSINVQVVCDASCRILDVVSKFPGSTHDSFIFRNSHLHERLQSGEAGSGWLLGDSGYSVKPWLITPLLNPQNESEENFNSSHKATRCIIERTFGILKSRFRCLDKTGGALMYKPEKVCQIIFCCCILHNFALLHKENMEIAQDLTPQSEDVIEPNSEINQEGVLIRRQLIRDFFTGCTKMPSEKNPPITQSEFYEKDMLA, encoded by the exons ATGGCTTTATTTAATAATCACCACCATGTCCTATTAGCAATGCTAATAGATTATTTTGATGATTCAGATCATATTGAAAGACCTAGGCTGAGAGTTGCCCGAAAATTTAATGCTCGCACTGTTTTGTCCCAATTAACAGATGAGGAAATCAGACTGAGATACAGGCTAGGTCGAACAGCTATTTGTGAATTATATGACAAAATCAAACATTACCTAGAGCCAACCACAAAGCGCAGCCTTCCTATTCCTGGAATTTCTAAACTATTAGGGACATTACACTTTCTTGCATCGGGCTCATTCCAGACAACTATTAGTGCATGCACTGGCTTCAGTCAGCCAtcattttctaaacatttaaaaTTTGTCCTGGCTGGTATTTGCAGTTTAGCAGCAGAGCTGCTGAAATATGACATGGATCCTGCAAATTTGGCCAAAATGAAGAGTGATTTCTACAGTATTGCTCAAATGCCAAATGTCATTGGGGCCATTGACTGCACTCATGTAGCTCTCATTCCACCAGCTGACAAAGAGCGTTTTTATTATAATCGTAAAGGGTTTCATTCCATTAATGTACAG GTTGTCTGTGATGCATCGTGCAGAATCCTGGATGTTGTTtcaaaattccctggatcaacacACGACTCTTTCATATTTAGAAACTCACACTTGCATGAAAGGCTGCAATCAGGAGAAGCTGGAAGTGGATGGCTGCTTG gAGACAGTGGTTATTCCGTTAAACCATGGCTTATAACACCACTACTTAATCCACAAAATGAATCAGAAGAGAATTTTAATAGCAGCCATAAAGCCACAAGGTGTATCATTGAAAGAACCTTTGGAATTCTGAAGAGTCGATTCAGATGTTTGGACAAAACAGGGGGTGCCTTAATGTACAAACCTGAAAAAGTCTGTCAGattattttttgttgctgcatACTGCATAATTTTGCCCTCCTGCATAAGGAAAACATGGAGATTGCACAGGATCTGACACCACAATCAGAGGATGTCATTGAGCCAAATAGTGAAATAAATCAAGAAGGCGTGCTGATACGCAGGCAACTTATTCGTGATTTTTTTACTG GTTGCACTAAAATGCCTTCTGAAAAGAATCCACCTATCACACAATCTGAATTTTATGAAAAAGATATGTTGGCATAA